From the Corvus cornix cornix isolate S_Up_H32 chromosome 1A, ASM73873v5, whole genome shotgun sequence genome, the window GAGTTGTACTCCCTGCAAAAGAAAGAGTGGATTGGTCAGACTGACAGCTTTGCTCCTTTGTTCTGGAACATAACCCTAGATAGCACAGTTTCAAAACCTGTGACTTCTTTGAAATGCTTGCATTATTGTGGAggtaaaaagcaaattttggaagggaaaacacTCAAAATGGACAATGTTAGTGAGTCTCTCCTGACCAGGAGTTAGAGTTCTGGCAGAAGAAGTGAAATCACTACCATCTAAGCAATGGAAAATTGCGAAATGTGAAATTTTATCCACAAAGTCTGTCTCTGTTTGGTGGGACATTACAGTAGCAGCATAGGACCTTTTGCGGAAGTAACACACTAGGAATTCAGACTTCAGTACTCTTCTTGAGGCACACAGTTGCTGTGTATTTCACCAGATATGGTAGTCAGGGAAAGACTGATATATAAGTAAAGTGGTTGAGCCAGGAAACTGCAGTTAGAGAAGCAAGcataagggttttttttttagtcaaaCACTGCAAAGCATTTGGTCGTAACTCAGCCCTCTTTATCCACTGCTAGGCTAAGGAGCTGATGGTGTTTTCTTACTATTGCAgcttaaatatatatttctagATTAACAGACTtatgtatacacatataaaAGCATATACAAGCAGTTCTAAAcatcctctccttctctctttaCAAGCCTGTAAAGTGCTGTTAATTCAACTGTACTTCCTGAGTATCATGTTTCCACTCCTAGCTGATACGGACTTAAAAACAGCAATTATCTCCACTGGTTTGGGGTTtaggtttttcttgttttgttgttggttggttggttttgtttgggtttttttaaccatcCTTGCCTTCTTGTCAGGTACTAGGATCCTCCTTTCATGAATGGCTAAAACAAGTATTTGCGACTACATCTCCATGGTTTAATTAGCTGCTTGTCATGATGGATAAACATGAAGCACAATTGGCTCTTCTGctactgaagaaaacaagaaatatcTGCAGCTGAGAGGGGCAATAGCAGTTAATTCAGTTCTTAACTTCAGCAAGTTTTTAAGTTAGACAAAGCTTTTACACTCAATGATCCCCACTCAAACACACAATGAATCAGATGGTTACACTAATTCGAGGTGGTAAACCTTCTCTTGCCATCTTTGCTTACCTCTCACCAGGGACTCCTCAGGATAGATGAACTGGGAGGGCCTGATATGGTGATGCTGTTTTAGCATTGAAAGTGGTTTGAAGCCAATCAGAAACAAACCTGGAGAATCAAACCGTTTTAActcttctgtctcctctttcTCCAGCACAATCTGTCGGTTTCCATACATCTAAACCAGGGAAGAGCAGATGATAGGACTGCCAGCACAAAAAACAATGGGGACCAgaaggcaggacagggcaggaagAGGATGCAATTGCTCTGTTCCACTACTGAAAAGAAGGTTATAGACAAGACAGTGTAAACCCTCGTAAGTAGTGCACACCAAAATGGCAAGTGACAGTCTGTGACCATTATCCCAAGGAAAATTCTACCTGAACATTAGCAAAATGCACTTTTCTAAGAAAATGACTAAGCCCTCATACAGAGAGGCTGTCACATCTCATCTCTGGAGTTCTCAGAGCTgtcccaaaaaaaccctgagtgACCTCATCTGGTTTTGTGAGTCTTGCTTTGGGCCGGGTTGGACCAGACTTTTTCAGAGGTCCTGTCCAATTGTAAATttgcttcagcagctgcatGTCAGCTACCTACTCCTGACAGAAAGAGTGACTGAGAAACAATGCTTCTGAAGCACCACTCATGCatcacaaaatcaaaaccatatTATAGTTCAGCTGCTGAAGCTAAGACATCAGGGCTTAACGTTCAGCTTTCTGCTCATCTCCTatacttcatttttatttcaagaaactAATATCCAGTATAAATAAacttaatatttcattttaagaaaacaactTTAAGACCTTTTAACATGGAAGGAGACACAAGTACACTATGACAGTATACCTAGGAACTACATAACctgttttgaaataaagttGGGCCTGATCAGAACATGACACTCAATTTACATCAGCCAAACTATCAAGCAGGaaggcaaaacaagaaaaatacatacaaaaaacTCCAAAGGTAACATGCCTTTTGTTTGGGAAACAGCTCCAACTCCCCTGTGATTCATACTTGTATGTTTAACAAAACAGACCAAATCCATTCCTAACGAGTCAAaagctgacagcagcagcagcgatgGCACAGGGTCACACGAGGTCAGGCTCTGACAACCTGGTTCTGCCTTACAGAAAGAAATGACCTGTGTTCCTGACAGTACTTCCCCCAGCAGCTATGCCTTCCCATGACAATCAGGCCAGGGAAACAATCCACTCTCACCCTGCAGAGCTCACAAGAAGACCAGGCTGTCCCCGGGGCCATACAGATGCAAATTTTTCTGTATCTCATCTTGAAAGTGCAATACAAACAAAAGTAGCAAGGGAACTGGCATCTCCCTCACACATtgcagagacaggaaaaagcagGCACATAATCAATGTGTTACCTGAGCCCTTTTAGTGTCACTGGGCAGGAGCAAGCTGCCTGTTTTCCCACTAAACAtccttgttttggttttaactgGTTCATTCGTTTCTCGATAAAGCTTCACCGGATATGGTTTATAAGCTTTTTGAATAAGGTTGTAAACACCAACAGAAAGTGCCACATCCTTGCTCAGATGCAGATTTAACCTGTGTAAAAAAACAGATACAGACTTGAGATTCCTGAAAAATcacttctgcagaagaaaatcacCTCTTCATGGAAGTTATTTCTTCTGACCTTCTCCTGTTCCACTCCCACAAAATCACATATATATTTGGAAACATACTATCACTTGACTCATAATCTCACttgcacaaaaatattcttgcaaTATCACTTCTGGTCATAAAAATTATCTAAACACAAGTAATTTACcatatttcttttaacttttttcactGAAGGGTGGCTATGCTCAAACAGAGCATAGGACAAGTCCACATTTGGGTACCCCAATTATGCTTATTGTAATGTCCATGAATTCTCATAGCTCTttgtgcagaaggaaaaattcccccctccccccacaaAAAACCACTAAGACAAACAATAccaagatggaagaaaaaatataaatcacacgttaaagaaaaaattagaagtaaagatttaaaattagaGCTAATCTTCAAGTTATGAGAGCAGAACAGTGAGTTACTACAAATGCTACTTCCTCTCTTTTAAAAGGTATCACTGCTATAGGATTCTTCCTCCCCAGCTATTAGAAAAATTGAGGAACATTCCTGAGGAGTAAGCATGCCAGTGACAACAGCTCAGGTTGGGAcactttatatatatttattggaaaaaaacactAGGCCTTGAAGCTCATTCCCTTACTGTGCTTCCACATTATTCTGCTATGAACCCACTCCCTAAAAAACCAACTGTTATGGAGCATGTGGTTCCAAAAATACTTTCTATCTGCTTTGTCAAGATCCCTGTAATCTCTCTTAAGTATCTCTAATCTTTTAGTAGGAGATTAGAAATACCAAGGCTGTGTGATCCATGCCAAGTGCCTAGACAGACTGGCAGCATATCACTATTTAATAATAGGCCAAAATACCTACCATGCACattcagatgattttttttttacgtTAATATTGGCAAGAAAAGCCTCATTTCAATCAGATTTCACTATAAACTATTTTTCATGTTGCAGATTTTTAGGTAAGTACTTGGCAATTATGTAATTTTTTGACAAATGATCATTTCTAGCCAAGCTCAACACAGGAGATatcacacagaggaaaaaaggggtCCACTCTGCTCTTCTCATCCACAAATATCCTTGGAAACTACAGAAGAAACACCAGTCTTGGACTAAAGAACTAAGATTGAGGAATGTAAGCACTGATGCTTTTAAAGACGAATCCTTCCAGAAGAGGAAAGTGAGATGCAGTCTGAAAATAACATCAGGTGCCTCCACGGAATGATGTATCGCAACTAGGCACAAACCTGACTAAAGTCCGTTTCTTTGTCTCCTTTGCTCGTACTTTCTTCATGAGATGTTCCAGTTTCTCTGATTCTTTAGGTTGGATCCCAAGGTCCTCATCCTCTGCTACATTTATAATATCCCTGTAGAACAAAGAGATATCGAACCCTCCAGGCTTCTTCAAGTGCATCAAGTCCAAGATGATGCCTAGAAACAGTGGAAGAGGTAAGAGTAGGatcagaaactgcttttttcttgcATCAGCATGTACCTCTCAGACTCAGCACTCAGCACTCTCAGACTTCTCTATCTACACAAATAATTTAAGTAAGAATAAGCTCCAAATCGTCATCTGCACCAGATGTGAAATTTTCTAGAGAAAGGGGAGATCTAGGGAAAAAGGCAACAGATATTCTTTAACTTCAGTCAAAACAATGCAGAATAGAAAATGTTTCCTCTCTAATTAAGAATATGCACAGCATTGAGTATGAAATGGCTCTGATAGTTCCTATAAAACATAATCTTACCTCAGGCACAGAGGGTAGTAACAAGTTCagaaaaccccttttccctTAGTTATAGGGGCTAATGAATTAAGGAAGCCTCACAGCTTCTAGATCTAGGACATCTGCTGAACTCCAAAAACACTGGTTACCTCAACTACACAGTTGAACTAATGAAGCACTTGCTGTCTACTCTCTGAGCTCAGGCTGATGTCCTTCAGCTAATTCAAAATGGAGCcattaaagtaattttccttttgtgttaACTTGTTATTGTTTCCTTCCTGGAAAATGGTACAACAACAAGAAAGCTTATTTTCTTGGCCCTCTCATGTCCCCATTTATGCTATCAAACTAGAAAAAGATCCTAGAAGTAAGTGCTAGTCTGGATACCAGatcagaaaacagattttctaatttagattagataccAAATTTCTAACTTAGAAACTTTCAGAAAGATTCCCCAGTTTTGACTATTTTATGCCTTCTTCCATCACAAACTAGCAATGCAGTTAACATCTGCTGCAAAGATACATCACATTTATTCTGCCtgaaattaaaagggaaaataatgacCTGTGTCTCTCAGATCACCAGCTCTGGTCCTGGCCAGCTTGGCTTTAGCACTGTCATTGGCATGAGGGTCATCCTCATTGGTGAAGAGCATGATCCTTTTGTGGCTCAGCCTGACTCGGACATCACTGAAGAGATTCGAGCAGGCCCAGAGCGCTTCACCCAGTGAATAATCGGTGTTGTGGCCAAAGTTCTCCCGGAAAAGCGCCCGTCCTTCATCTCCCCTGTATTGGTCCAGCTCTAGAACACGCTTTGCGCCTGGAGGGGCAACAGCATTCACATGCAttagaaatactgaaagaaGTACCACAAGCTCTTCTAGATATGCACCAGGGGTCCCTTGCAGCTGATATCCCCAAGTAATGCTCCCAAGCACCTCTGTGGCAGTGCCTTTCCAACAGCTGGCTGAGAAAACTGTCCAGCATGGCCTAACATCTGCGATTTCACAAGCCAGTTACCACTTACAGCACCTGCTAGGGCCAGGAGGACACAAAATGCCCTGGCACCAATGTGGGCTCTTTCTGTGGGTGAAGGGAAACAGGAGGGATCAAAGTATTGCAAACCCTCTACACTGAATGCCAAGTgctcagcagcaaaagcagtaAACTGTacctgctgcagaggcagcagcacggCAGACTGCTGCACtacagaaaggagaggagccTAAAATGCATCCTGCATCTCCACAGCATGCTGGGAAGGTGGAGagctcctcctccttcctcgCCCCTCATGTCAGAGAGAATCCACCCAGAGGTGAGATGAAGCCCACAGATCatcacacagagcacagcaacaTCCAGGTCAGGTGCCCACAGCCTTGTTGCAGCTCTGAGGATTACTCCAACCCAACTAGGACTCCTTTTCCCACCTGCAACAGCAGGTTCTCTTTTCTCCCGTTACTCTACAACGGGAaacaagcttttatttttcagccacTGCATTCTGCAGAGCTTCTTCCTCTGTCCTTCACTTAAACTCTACAGCACTTACAAAAtctcatttgaaaatgttttcctcatcTGTCCTTTACTTAACAGGGTAACTGTTCATAATTATGTACTCCATAATAATCACCTATAGCATTTCATCCTTCTCCAGAGCATAGTGCTCTCCAGGGGCAGCAAATATACAATTCTGTTCCTTTTGAACAACACCCACCTTTCACCTGTGCTGTTTTTATCAGTGTGGCAAGGCTACTGCTTTTAACATGGGAGAAAGGgcaagcagggaaggaggaggaaaatggaaGAGCAAGACCTGTAACACACTGTCTgccagaaaaaggagaagaacCTAAGGCAGTCCTGTCAGGTCTCCATTGTaattaattctgaaaacagGACAAGGCACAGTTCTTTCAGGAGAAGCCCCTGTGTCATTAAACCTGCACCTctagtaaagaaaattaaatcaaacgTCACCAGAGATAAAGGCTGCTATTAAAAGTTGTAGACAAAATTCCCCCAGAAGTCAGACAACCTGTCACCACTAGCATGTATTCTTTGCACTCCTCCAAATGCCTTTCCAATTCAGCAACCAGCACTTGTTATCAAGTAGATGCTAcgtaattttaagaaaatgaaagagcaaaatTCAAGAATTGCAGAACttattatgaaaataaagagaTGGAACACCCCAAACAGGCTACCATATTGGACCACCTGTTCTAGCTGACACTGGCTTGAGCAGGAGGGCTGGACAAGATGACCTCCAAAAATCCCAtccaacctcagccattctgtgaaaTTCTCCATCAGCTGGAATTCGTGGTGTCTTAGCATGGACACACACTTTCCTGATGGATATTCAAGAGTTCTCTTGAGATACTCTTTAGTAGTAGGTTGAGCAGACAGCAAGTGAAGTCACCacattaaaacagaagaaaagacatAGAAAAGGGATCTGAACCAACTATAAGAGAAAAAGCTAAGCTCTTATGAAGTTTctaagtttttaattaaaatctaaatcTATCCCCACTACCAACCATGGATTTCAGTAACAAGAACTTATCCAATAGCTCTCTATATTTAGAGAGATCAGTTACTGACAATGCTATTACACTGATTTCCTCACTCCATCTTTTTACACCACCTTCATACCACTTCACCTGGATtgtccagctcctggagaaCATAAATGTGCTTGAAATCTGCCGAGTTCTTGTTGTTTTCTGTACCATAGAACACAACACTTAACAGGTCCCTGTCACTGCTGATAATTTTACTGGTATACACATTCCGGATGCACTGAAAAAAACGCACACAGGccaaaattagaagaaaatagtGTTCAGTAAAGGGTGCGAAAGTCTTGCCTTTAGCAATTAGTTTATCCATCCTTACCTGGATGGTCATATCGAAAGGAGTCTCTGCGTCCCCGTCGGACTCAAACATGGCCTTGGAGGCATCCACCAAGAAGATGAGGCTGTCCCGGCCCGAAAACCTGTGGTCCGCTACGGGACGGGGGGAAACAGTTTTAGCAGCGGCCCCTCCGCCCGCGGAGCCCCGAGAGCAGGCAGCGGGCCCCGAGCGGCCCTCGCGAGGGGGTAGGGGGCCCTTACCGACGGCCTCAGCCCcgtcctcctcttcctgctgctgctcctcctcctcctccagcccgTCGCCCCTGTAGAACGACCCCCACCCCGCCATGGCTGCCGCGGCACCGCCGCCGCAGGGCCCCGGGCAGCTCGCGCCGGACGCACCGCTCGCGCTCAGCCAACCCCGCTCGCGCTCAGCCAACCCCGCTCGCGCTCAGCCAACCCCGCTCGCGCTCAGCCAACCCCGCCCGCGCTCAGCCGGCCGCCGCTCGCCAGCTCGCCCCGCCCCGTAACAGCGCGGGCCAATGGCGAGAGCGGGAacgcgccggccccgcccccccggGGAGCCGGTCCTCCCCTCCACGCGGATTGGCTGCAGCGGGGCAGCGAAGGGCGGGAGCTCCTCACGCGCCGCGCGCCGCTCCGAGCCTCAGCCAATGACGGGGAACTCGTCCGTCCCCGCCCCCCGGCTGTAGCTCCGCCCCCTGGCGCTGTCGCGTAGTGACGGGGCGGCCCGGCAGGCGCGGGGCTACCGCGCATGCGCCCGGGCAGCGTCGCCCCTTCCGCCCCGTCTGTCACCTCACGGTTGGTGCCGCTGCGCTGGGGACCGGCACCGGGGGCCGCCCTTTCCTCCAGCTCCCCTCCGTTTCCCGGAGGGAAGGGCCGTTCAACCTTGTCTGCAAGGGCTCCGGCTGCCGCCCGGCGGCCGCGCCCGCGCCCCCATGGAGGAGCCGCTGGCGCTGCACCCCGTGAAGCTGTATGTGTACGACCTGTCCAAGGGCATGGCCCGGCGCCTCAGCCCCCTCATGCTGGGGTAAGAGCACGGCGGGGGCACCGACgccgccccggccgccgcctccTGGGGGCTCGCGTTCCGCCACCGACCGCAGCGGCCCGGCTTTGCCGCGCCGGGAAACGGGGCCCGAAGTCGCCGCCTCCTGCCCCGGGGGTGGCGATCCCCACCCGGTATCGTTCTCCCGAGGGAGCGGCCCGCCGGGGAAGGCTCCCTCCGGGCGCACCGAGCGGCGGCGGTGTCCGGCGGGCGCAGCACGGCTTGGGATGTGCGGGGCTGGTTCGGGGGCCCGGTGCGTGGGAACACGGCGGGGGTTGGCTGCAGGATTCCTGTCGCCGCTGTCTTCGGGACGAGCTTTGTCAGTGCGGCAGATCCAGCTGCTCTAGATCCAGCCTCTTCTCCCCCATCCGCCCGTTGCCGCTGCGCGAGTGGTATTAACTAACGGCAGATTGACAGCGTTCCCTGGGCGCTGAAGCGAGggacagctcagctcctggTGCCCCCTGAAGCGAGGGACAGCTCAGCTCCCGGTGCCCCCTGAAGTGAGGGACAGCTCAGCTCCCGACTCCCCGGCTGCTGTGGCGCCGTGGCAGGAAGGCTGAGCTGAAGAAAGGCGCCTGCTGTTCACGAGGTTATTGAGTTCGAACGGCTCTATGTTGTGGCgaggccgggctgggctggtgaTGTGCAGCCAGCCATCCGCCCTCTCCTTCAGAGAGTTTGTAGGAGTCTGCTGTATGTCTCGTCGAGATTGTGTGCGTTTCCAACCGAAGCTGAAACTTGGGATGGAAAGGGAACAGGTTTTGCTTAAAGTTTTGGAAGCATGAATTAGGAATGCAACAAGAGAGTGTTTTATACCTGTTACGAGTAGATTCTGGCCCGTGTCAGACCAGCAGTCTGTGAGAGATGAGACTTCTCAACGGGCTCAGTGTCTGAACAGATGGCTCTGTGTAATCTTGTTTTACAGTTTGTTGGCATTCACTTTGTTCGTCTGCCCTATGAGGAGATTCTCTGATTTCCTGCAGGCTTAAAATGAAAGTTCAGACAATTCTTAGCTTGAGGTTTCATGCATGTCGATGATAGGTTTGCAAagttgagaagaaaatattacagaGATCGTGTGTGTTGTGCTCTGTTAGCCAGACAGCAGCAACAACCTTGGGAGATGTGTTTTTCCTGCACTAGAAAACCTCAAAACTTTTTTTGTAGTCAGAGTTGTTTCTTTTGTAGTCCTTAGGGAAGTAACTTTTCACCTATTAGGTGAAATAGCCGTGTTTTATCATGTGCTAAGAGTTATAAGTCTTGAGATTACATGGGTGCATGATTAACCTGTGTTCGAGTTGAGTAGAATTTAACCAGTCTTATTTCGAAGTGTTGGTGCAAGCAAAGATTTTAATAGATAGGTTGTTACTGTAATTATCTCCATGCCAATCTTCACATAGATAAAGCAAAGGCTTTTTAGCTCACTTCATACCTACAAAGTCAATCTTGGGATCTTGTAGCTTTCTGAATTTCCACATAAAAACATGTAGTGCATGACTTCGTTTTTAGTGCTTTCTATTCTATTCAAACAACAACTTGAAAACTTTGTGCTTGTGGTATAGTTTGGTGGTAAATTTCTGGGACTctgagcaaggaaaaggaaagcttaCAAACCTGAATACTTCTGGGTAGTAGGGGAAGTGCTGCTCACTAGTACTGCCTGGTAACTGAGTTCAGATGTGTTTGTGGAATGCAGCCAACTAGGCCCACGTGGTCACAGTGACAATGCAGACTGCAGAATATTTGAGATTATATGGATCCAGTGACATGATTGTCCATGAaacaaatctttctttctttctttcttccttcaagCTGTGTCTTCTGTGCATTGACATTCAGCTCTGTTCCAGGTGATTTTGGAAACCTCCCCAAGAGACAAGTGATTGAGAGAATACTCTTCTTACCTCATGTATagacttctttttccttgaagaacaacaaaaaaactctTGCTATTTCTCTGTATATCAACTTTCAGATGGTcaacagcaattttttctttagtgaTGTTCATAAACTGTAGGTCATATGGGAAAGTCATAGGAATTAAAGAGGAAGGCATTTCTTAAAGGATTTACATTTGGCATCTCTACTTAGGGTATTCTTTTCATTGATGCCAAGTTTGAAACAATGCTTTTGCTTTGAGTGATAATTCTGTAACACTGCCTATATTGAAATACATGTTAcattttagagagaaaaaaataaatactgcaatTGATTGTGCTAAAATCAATTTCTGTCAGGCTTGAAAACAGCAGGTCAGGTCCTCTTGCCAGAGGGAGATTAATCCTGTCTTATGGGACTGACCGCTGCGAGAGCATCGCTGCACTGTGTCTTGTGTTGTGCTAATAGGATCCAGAGGTACTGTGGTCTATGTCAGCAAAGCCGTCAAGGATCAGCTCTCACTACTAAATGTTATACTAACTTTTTTAGCATCAGTTCTCTCTGTTGTTGTTGAATGATGAATCTGGAAGGGAGAGATGTTTAGCACAGTTCATAGCAGGCTTTAGAGTGACTTAGCCTTGTCCCTTGAGcacatctttgtttttcttggcaaGTTTACTCTTTTTCTACCCAgactgcttttattctctttactTTTCCATAAGtttcctgtaatttttcagggaatatttctgttctgaagtATACACAACCAAAAATTGTAGTTCAATTTGGCCTTTGGTATCAGAAGcagcacatttaatttttatgttgctCTACATGCATCTTCTCAATAGCTACTGTTCGTCCTCTCTCCCCCGCTCTGTCTGTGACTACATCTGTCTGTTCAGCTACGTGATCTAATAATTAGAAATGTTAACCTGAATGCAGTAAGATTTCTGTTGTTGAGACAGAAAACATAATCCACCTGATTCTGTGGAGGGTAAACAGGAAGAGGGAATGGTTCAGCTTGCAGCACAGATTTCTAAATAGATGTCCAAAGGCAGAGAAGTCTTTTAGGAAGATTAAAATCCTATTGCATCATAGgcttaaagaaaaatgtctcaCAGCTCTCAAAGTTTCCTGTCCTGTAACTGAGGGTATTGCTTTTGTGACTCTCAGAATGAGCTGGGAGCTTGGTTAACCACAGCGGCTTTGGCTCAGCGCAGTATAAATTAACGTTGAGTGGACTGGCAGTATGTTTTGGTTGAAATTTTTAAGTGGTGCATTCAGCTGTAGGGACTTAACAGCCCAGAGGGAATTGGAGCGAAAGGTAACTACTGAAAGGAGGTGCCTTCTGCTTGGTTCCATTTTCCCAGGTCAGCACATTTCACTGCCTCTTCTCCATCTGTTCTGAACAGTTTTGAATTGCTTCAGCGTGATATTCTATCAGCTTTTCTCCCAGCATTTACTAGGGATTTCAATAAAATCGCGTGTGTTACCCTCCCCCCATCTAGCCTACATCTGGGTCTCCCTAGGCATCTCAAGGAGAAGGGAATTGAAGCAGGTTCCTCCCTCTCCactaggtttttttttgctttggttgaGTACCCTGGGTAGCACATAGGAGAAAGTGCTTGACTCAGTGCTTGCCTAATTAGAGTAATTTTCAATTCAAAAAAGGCAGGAATCTTAATGGATTGTCCTAAGGAAATTACAACAATATGCAAAGCAATGCACTGCTAGAAATATACATGCTGGTTGACCAAATTGTATTACTTTTGATTCCACAGGAGACCAGttcactacttttttttaagagtcTTTTGTGGTCTTCTGGGGCTTGCACAtacactgcagagcacagatATATTGGTAAAGATACTGAGCTTCCTATTATTTCTTTACAGCTCAAAAGCAGGTGTAGATTTTGCACTGAGGGTTGGATGGCCTAAACTCCAAATGGGCTAAACTAAGTGCCCATCTGC encodes:
- the XRCC6 gene encoding X-ray repair cross-complementing protein 6; this translates as MAGWGSFYRGDGLEEEEEQQQEEEDGAEAVADHRFSGRDSLIFLVDASKAMFESDGDAETPFDMTIQCIRNVYTSKIISSDRDLLSVVFYGTENNKNSADFKHIYVLQELDNPGAKRVLELDQYRGDEGRALFRENFGHNTDYSLGEALWACSNLFSDVRVRLSHKRIMLFTNEDDPHANDSAKAKLARTRAGDLRDTGIILDLMHLKKPGGFDISLFYRDIINVAEDEDLGIQPKESEKLEHLMKKVRAKETKKRTLVRLNLHLSKDVALSVGVYNLIQKAYKPYPVKLYRETNEPVKTKTRMFSGKTGSLLLPSDTKRAQMYGNRQIVLEKEETEELKRFDSPGLFLIGFKPLSMLKQHHHIRPSQFIYPEESLVRGSTTLFNALLMKCLEREMMMLCRYTARRNIPPRFVALVPQEEELDEQKVQIAPPGFHVIFQPYADDKRNVDFTENVPASREQVDKMKEIIQKLRFKYRTDSFENPVLQQHFRNLEALALDMMEPEQAEDLTMPKSEQMSHRLGNLVHEFKQLVYPPDYNPDGKAGKRKQDSDGPTEKRPKVEVSKDELWSHVQKGTLGKLTVPVLKDACRFLGLRGGSKKQELMDALIEYFSER